The proteins below are encoded in one region of Paenisporosarcina cavernae:
- a CDS encoding DUF350 domain-containing protein, whose amino-acid sequence MSPSFWNHPLVETAGYFSVVILCLIVSMAIFEFVTKYKNWEQIQQGNVAVAMATGGKIFGVANIFRYSIETHQSLVEMLGWGMFGFFLLLVGYFLFEFLTPKFRIDEEIERDNRSVGLISLMLSVGLSFVIGASIS is encoded by the coding sequence ATGAGCCCTTCATTTTGGAATCATCCACTGGTTGAAACAGCAGGTTATTTTAGTGTCGTTATTTTATGCTTAATTGTATCGATGGCCATTTTTGAATTTGTAACGAAATACAAAAATTGGGAGCAAATTCAGCAAGGAAATGTCGCAGTCGCTATGGCTACAGGTGGAAAAATATTTGGCGTTGCCAATATTTTTCGCTATTCAATTGAAACGCACCAATCTTTAGTTGAAATGCTAGGTTGGGGAATGTTTGGATTCTTTTTATTATTAGTAGGGTATTTCTTGTTTGAATTTTTAACACCTAAGTTTCGAATTGATGAGGAGATTGAGCGAGACAATCGCTCGGTTGGCTTAATATCTCTCATGTTAAGTGTGGGACTTTCATTTGTAATAGGTGCTAGTATTTCTTAG
- a CDS encoding endonuclease MutS2, producing MIEIKALKTLEYDKVIAQLATFCTSSIGKEHITNLKPSTNKELVMTLLDETDEGLSVLRVKNNVPMGGIHDVRPHAKRAQIGGMLSSMELVEVASTIRASKIIRRFFEEIEEDQEISVPLLIEKIKQLPILTGLEHEINQCIDENGYVMDSASSNLRSIRQQLRTQESRVKEKLDSYLRGQNASKMLSDSIVTIRNDRYVLPVKQEYRGNFGGIVHDQSSSGQTLFIEPDGVVQANNEVRRLRMKEQEEIEKILLALSLQVQEVASEIFHMVKLLSELDIIFAKAKYGQAEKCTRPFISDSGRIKLVSARHPLLPKKEAVTNTIEFEPEISTIVITGPNTGGKTVTLKTVGICTLMAQAGIPIPCLDGSEIIVFEQVFADIGDEQSIEQSLSTFSSHMVNIVDILKKLDANSLVLFDELGAGTDPQEGASLAIAILDEVANRGAKVMATTHYPELKAYGYNRNGVQNASVEFDVETLSPTYRLLIGVPGRSNAYEISTRLGLPKSVIQHAKSFTGTDRSEVESMIASLEESRKLSESRAEESAKVLADAEELQRSLTEKLKEYDEQKEQLQAKAKEKAKSIVDSAKMEAEKVIRELREMQKKGYAVKEHELIDAKKRLEEATPVNKVLKKAKEAKEREKQLAIGDEVRVLSYGQKGVLLEKVSNNEWVVQIGILKMKREESDLEFLKPEKEKQVVSANTVRGRTEVVKLELDLRGERFEDAILRTEKYLDDAILSNYHQVSIIHGKGTGALRTGIQQLLKRHSRVKSYRFGEAGEGGYGVTVVQLK from the coding sequence ATGATTGAAATAAAAGCATTGAAAACACTGGAATATGATAAGGTAATTGCACAATTAGCTACCTTTTGTACATCAAGTATTGGTAAAGAACATATTACAAATTTAAAACCATCTACTAATAAGGAATTAGTGATGACTTTATTAGACGAAACAGATGAAGGACTGTCGGTTTTGCGAGTGAAAAATAATGTTCCAATGGGGGGCATTCATGACGTTCGACCTCACGCAAAACGTGCACAAATTGGTGGGATGTTAAGTAGTATGGAGCTAGTGGAAGTGGCAAGTACTATACGTGCGAGTAAAATTATTCGCCGTTTTTTTGAAGAGATTGAGGAAGATCAAGAAATTTCAGTTCCACTTCTTATCGAAAAAATTAAGCAACTTCCCATCCTTACAGGCTTGGAGCATGAGATTAACCAATGTATCGACGAAAATGGCTATGTCATGGATAGTGCTAGTAGTAACTTGCGTTCGATTCGGCAGCAGCTTCGGACACAGGAATCTCGTGTGAAAGAAAAATTAGATAGCTATTTACGAGGACAAAATGCATCCAAAATGTTATCCGACAGTATCGTCACGATTCGAAATGATCGTTATGTGCTTCCAGTAAAACAAGAATATCGTGGGAATTTTGGTGGAATTGTTCACGATCAATCTTCATCTGGACAAACACTTTTCATTGAACCAGATGGTGTCGTTCAAGCAAATAATGAAGTTCGACGCTTACGGATGAAAGAACAGGAAGAAATAGAAAAAATATTATTAGCCTTGTCCTTGCAAGTACAAGAAGTAGCAAGTGAAATTTTTCATATGGTAAAACTGTTAAGTGAGCTAGATATTATTTTTGCAAAAGCGAAGTACGGACAGGCAGAAAAATGTACCCGTCCATTTATCAGTGATTCCGGGAGAATTAAGCTCGTTTCCGCACGTCATCCGTTATTGCCCAAAAAAGAAGCGGTGACGAATACAATTGAATTTGAGCCTGAAATCTCTACTATCGTAATCACAGGACCAAATACAGGTGGAAAAACAGTTACATTAAAAACCGTTGGAATTTGTACATTAATGGCACAAGCTGGGATCCCTATACCTTGTTTAGATGGTTCTGAAATAATTGTCTTTGAGCAAGTATTTGCAGATATCGGAGATGAACAGTCCATCGAACAATCGCTAAGTACGTTCTCCTCTCATATGGTGAATATTGTGGATATCTTAAAAAAATTAGATGCAAACAGTTTAGTTCTTTTTGATGAATTAGGTGCGGGAACAGATCCACAAGAAGGTGCTTCACTCGCCATTGCCATCTTAGATGAAGTAGCTAATCGTGGAGCAAAAGTGATGGCAACTACTCATTACCCTGAATTAAAGGCGTATGGATATAACCGAAATGGTGTGCAAAATGCTAGTGTGGAATTTGATGTCGAAACACTCAGTCCAACGTATCGCTTATTAATCGGAGTACCAGGCCGGAGTAATGCATATGAAATTTCGACTCGGTTAGGATTACCGAAATCGGTTATTCAGCATGCTAAATCGTTTACAGGAACAGACCGTTCAGAAGTAGAGTCGATGATTGCATCGTTAGAGGAAAGTCGTAAATTATCGGAATCGCGAGCGGAAGAATCAGCAAAGGTGCTTGCCGATGCAGAAGAATTGCAACGATCTCTGACTGAAAAACTGAAAGAATATGACGAACAGAAAGAGCAGCTACAAGCAAAGGCAAAAGAAAAAGCAAAATCGATTGTGGATAGCGCCAAGATGGAAGCTGAAAAAGTCATTCGGGAACTGCGGGAAATGCAGAAAAAAGGATATGCCGTCAAAGAACATGAACTAATCGATGCAAAAAAGCGCTTAGAAGAGGCAACTCCTGTCAATAAAGTGCTGAAGAAAGCAAAAGAAGCCAAGGAACGAGAAAAACAACTTGCCATTGGAGACGAAGTACGAGTTTTAAGCTACGGACAAAAAGGAGTATTACTCGAAAAAGTGTCCAATAACGAGTGGGTTGTTCAAATTGGAATACTCAAAATGAAACGAGAAGAGTCGGATTTAGAGTTTCTAAAGCCTGAAAAAGAAAAACAAGTGGTTTCAGCGAATACCGTAAGAGGGCGAACAGAAGTTGTTAAATTAGAGTTAGATCTCCGCGGAGAACGATTTGAAGACGCAATCTTACGAACGGAAAAATATTTAGATGACGCCATTCTGTCTAATTACCATCAAGTGTCAATCATCCATGGAAAAGGAACAGGTGCTTTACGTACTGGCATCCAGCAATTACTCAAGCGACACTCGAGAGTGAAGAGCTACCGATTTGGTGAAGCCGGTGAAGGTGGTTATGGCGTGACAGTGGTACAATTAAAATAA
- the polX gene encoding DNA polymerase/3'-5' exonuclease PolX, which produces MNKKKIIQVLEKIAILMELKGENGFKVSAYRKAAQALELDSRSLAEIDDITSIKGIGKGTGSVITELLEKGTSSELEELQKEVPEGLVKLLKVQGLGGKKIAKLHAELGIDSAESLQDALQNGKVAELDGFGAKTVQKLIKELEAFGEKRERQPIWVMEKIVHMIEHILGTISEIESYSVAGSYRRTKETSKDLDFVVATENPEDVKKKLLEELPVNEVIAAGPTKVSVTLGYDEEIDVDFRLVKPESYTSTLHHFTGSKDHHIVLRKIAKDQGKKISEYGVEQSDGSITYFDSEASFYAHFNLPFFPPAVRENGQEFEKQSELDSLLTLEDMVSDLHMHSTWSDGAHSIREMVQAAIELNYTHMVITDHSQFLKVANGLTVERLKAQAEEIHAIRKEFPEIHLLHGTEMDILPDGTLDFPDDVLAELDFVIASIHSSFTQSQDKIMKRLETAMKNPYVHMIAHPTGRIIGEREGYNPDVPQLIEWAAKYGKILELNANPYRLDLATEYLIQAQERGVPIAINTDAHSVEQLSFMDVGVRYSQKAWLHKENVVNTWDLKRFLTYIQRK; this is translated from the coding sequence ATGAACAAGAAAAAAATTATTCAAGTGTTAGAAAAGATCGCCATTTTAATGGAGTTAAAAGGTGAAAACGGTTTTAAAGTATCAGCCTACCGCAAAGCTGCTCAAGCTCTTGAACTGGATTCAAGAAGTCTTGCTGAAATAGATGACATTACTAGTATTAAAGGGATTGGAAAAGGAACCGGTAGCGTGATCACTGAACTGTTAGAAAAAGGTACCTCATCGGAGCTAGAAGAACTACAAAAAGAAGTTCCTGAAGGTCTTGTGAAATTATTAAAAGTCCAAGGCTTAGGTGGCAAAAAAATTGCCAAATTACATGCGGAATTGGGAATCGATTCTGCTGAATCGTTACAAGATGCGTTACAAAACGGCAAAGTAGCGGAGCTCGATGGATTTGGTGCAAAAACAGTACAGAAATTGATCAAAGAACTGGAGGCGTTTGGCGAAAAAAGAGAGCGACAGCCCATATGGGTGATGGAAAAAATCGTCCATATGATTGAACATATACTCGGCACAATTTCTGAGATAGAGTCCTATTCTGTCGCTGGAAGTTACCGGAGAACAAAAGAAACGAGTAAAGATTTAGATTTTGTTGTAGCAACCGAAAACCCAGAAGACGTAAAAAAGAAATTATTGGAAGAACTACCTGTTAATGAAGTAATTGCAGCTGGTCCGACAAAAGTATCAGTCACGTTGGGGTATGATGAAGAGATAGATGTAGACTTTCGTTTAGTGAAACCTGAATCTTACACATCCACGTTGCACCATTTTACAGGCTCAAAAGATCATCATATTGTGCTTCGTAAAATTGCAAAAGATCAAGGGAAGAAAATCAGTGAATATGGTGTGGAACAATCGGATGGAAGTATCACCTACTTTGATTCAGAAGCGTCATTTTATGCGCATTTTAATCTTCCTTTTTTCCCACCAGCTGTGCGAGAAAACGGTCAAGAGTTTGAGAAACAATCAGAATTGGACTCCCTGTTGACATTGGAAGATATGGTTTCTGATTTGCATATGCATTCGACGTGGTCAGACGGCGCGCATTCGATTCGAGAAATGGTACAAGCGGCTATTGAGTTGAACTATACGCATATGGTAATTACCGATCACTCTCAATTTTTAAAAGTAGCGAATGGACTGACCGTGGAACGTTTGAAAGCACAAGCAGAAGAAATTCATGCGATACGAAAAGAATTTCCTGAGATTCATTTGCTACACGGAACAGAAATGGATATTTTGCCAGATGGAACGTTAGATTTCCCAGATGATGTCCTCGCTGAATTAGATTTTGTGATCGCGTCCATTCATTCCAGTTTCACTCAAAGTCAGGACAAAATTATGAAACGATTGGAAACCGCAATGAAAAACCCATATGTGCATATGATTGCCCATCCAACTGGGCGAATTATTGGTGAACGTGAAGGGTATAACCCTGATGTTCCACAACTAATTGAATGGGCTGCGAAATATGGGAAAATACTGGAGCTAAATGCCAATCCATATCGATTAGATTTAGCAACTGAGTATTTAATTCAAGCACAAGAACGTGGAGTTCCGATTGCGATAAACACAGACGCACATAGTGTAGAACAGCTTTCTTTTATGGATGTCGGTGTTCGTTATTCACAAAAAGCATGGTTACACAAAGAAAATGTCGTAAATACATGGGATCTAAAAAGATTTTTAACATACATTCAACGGAAATAA
- a CDS encoding CvpA family protein — MIDLLILILLLAGLFVGAKRGLIVQLIHMTGFVIALIVAYMYYKELAAKFVLWIPYPAVDSDSRLTLAIDQLDLDQTFYQLIAFALLFFVVKFALQLIASMFDFLKYLPVLGAISKLAGAILGFIEFYIIIFLLLYVLALLPLEVIQSRMDASLLSKFMLEHTPFLSEKVKEWWYIYVK; from the coding sequence ATGATTGACTTACTGATACTTATCTTATTATTAGCAGGACTTTTTGTTGGAGCAAAACGCGGCTTAATTGTGCAGCTCATTCACATGACTGGATTTGTTATAGCATTAATTGTCGCATATATGTATTACAAAGAGTTAGCAGCGAAATTTGTGCTATGGATTCCATATCCAGCGGTAGATTCAGATTCACGACTAACTTTAGCAATTGATCAATTAGACTTGGACCAAACATTTTATCAATTAATTGCCTTTGCCTTACTCTTCTTTGTAGTCAAATTCGCGCTTCAATTGATTGCGTCGATGTTTGATTTCTTAAAGTATTTACCGGTATTAGGTGCAATCAGTAAATTAGCAGGAGCTATTTTAGGATTTATTGAATTTTATATTATTATCTTCCTTCTACTTTATGTCTTGGCGCTATTACCACTTGAAGTGATTCAATCGAGAATGGATGCATCATTATTATCCAAATTTATGTTAGAGCATACACCATTTTTATCTGAAAAGGTGAAGGAATGGTGGTACATTTACGTTAAGTAG
- the zapA gene encoding cell division protein ZapA, with amino-acid sequence MSEQHKNRISVEIYGQTYKMVGPETTGHMRLVATMVDDKMREINSMNPSLDSSKLAVLTAVNAIHDYVKLKEQVEQLEAEIKQLKG; translated from the coding sequence TTGTCAGAGCAACACAAAAATCGCATATCAGTGGAGATTTATGGACAAACATACAAAATGGTAGGTCCTGAAACTACAGGCCACATGAGACTTGTCGCAACAATGGTTGACGATAAAATGAGAGAAATCAATTCGATGAATCCTTCACTAGACAGCTCAAAACTTGCTGTATTAACAGCTGTTAATGCGATACATGACTATGTTAAATTAAAAGAACAAGTAGAACAACTAGAAGCAGAAATAAAACAATTAAAGGGTTGA
- the rnhC gene encoding ribonuclease HIII codes for MSNIVIQLSGKELEKVKTYYLENKVDRNAPGLIFSAKLPDVVISIYRSGKIMFQGAGSEREASRWNMDVQGSTSSIRTTHLPENLSTSSVIGSDETGTGDFFGPMTVAACFVPHDKIALLKELGVKDSKNLTDTQMVDMSEHIKAACIYSVLILGNVKYNSLQQNGYNQGKMKAMMHNQVLKHVLRKIAPDKPDYILIDEFAKKDIYYRYIGKEPEIIRENVYFSTKAEGLHVAVAAASIIARVAFVEEMNRLSQSAGVTLPKGAGPKVDEIAAKLLLSKGKEFVSTITKSHFANTEKAWSLVKQKKRNT; via the coding sequence TTGTCAAATATAGTAATTCAACTTTCAGGTAAGGAACTTGAAAAAGTAAAAACATATTACCTAGAAAATAAAGTTGATCGAAATGCACCAGGTTTAATTTTCTCTGCAAAACTACCAGATGTCGTAATTTCCATTTATCGCTCTGGCAAAATCATGTTTCAAGGCGCTGGTTCAGAACGAGAAGCATCTCGATGGAATATGGACGTTCAGGGATCGACATCATCTATTCGTACGACTCATTTACCAGAAAACCTATCCACAAGCTCCGTCATCGGTTCTGACGAAACAGGAACTGGAGATTTCTTTGGTCCTATGACGGTAGCCGCATGCTTCGTCCCACATGACAAAATCGCTTTATTAAAAGAATTAGGTGTCAAAGATTCGAAAAACCTAACAGATACTCAAATGGTAGACATGTCCGAACACATTAAAGCAGCATGTATTTACAGTGTGTTAATTCTTGGAAATGTAAAATATAACTCGCTTCAGCAAAATGGTTACAACCAAGGAAAAATGAAAGCAATGATGCACAACCAAGTGTTAAAACATGTCTTACGAAAGATAGCACCAGATAAACCCGATTATATATTAATAGATGAGTTTGCAAAAAAAGACATCTATTATCGTTATATAGGAAAAGAGCCAGAAATCATACGCGAAAATGTATACTTTTCCACAAAAGCGGAAGGGTTACACGTGGCAGTAGCAGCTGCATCCATTATCGCTCGAGTAGCATTTGTCGAAGAAATGAACCGCCTCAGTCAATCGGCGGGTGTTACCCTTCCAAAAGGAGCAGGGCCAAAAGTTGACGAGATTGCTGCAAAACTTCTACTCTCAAAAGGAAAAGAATTTGTTTCCACCATCACAAAATCTCATTTCGCCAACACAGAGAAAGCTTGGTCATTAGTGAAGCAAAAAAAGCGAAATACGTAA
- the pheT gene encoding phenylalanine--tRNA ligase subunit beta, translated as MLVSTKWLKEYVNTNDLSAEVLADKITRSGIEVDGIETLASDVSGLIVGEVVHCEKHPEADKLNICQVNIGDSTNQIVCGAPNVAAGQKVIVAVPGAILPGGMKIEKATLRGEESHGMICSLQEIGVDSKLVSKAYTDGIYVLPSDAKPGADVKEVLGLDDTILELGLTPNRADAMSMLGVAYEVGAILQEDVRYPEITYTESETSAESALELQVEAMDANPLYIAKVIKNVTIADSPIWLQQRLMAAGVRPHNNVVDVTNYVLMELGQPLHAFDYDRLKTNKIVVRKAKEGESIVTLDKQTRPLGPHQLVITNGVEPVAVAGVMGGANSEVHAGTTTIVLESAYFAPSSVRQTSKDHNLRSDASSRFEKGVDPNRVALAAERAAKLIADIAGGEVLSGSVVFDQLDKSEKEVVVSTSYINKRLGMNISASEMSAILTRLQFEHTLEDELLTIKAPTRRQDIQIQEDIMEEIARIYGYDQIPLTLPVGESLPGGLSAYQTKRRLVRNYLEGAGMFEAITYSLTSEALVHKYALEKAKTTKLLMPMSEERSVLRQSLVAHLLEVASYNVARQNDSVALFETSSVFLGNETSDQPYEEEHVAIVATGKWVDHQWQGEQKQVDFYVLKGIVEGLMVKLGLSTYVTYEKGTMDGLHPGRTAIVKLAEITVGYIAALHPKEQKSLDLKETYVAELNLEKLLLFPVKELVYKQVAKFPSITRDIALVVDQDVSAGKLQTIITKTGGELLKSVHVFDLYEGDKMEAGKKSLAFSLTYGNDTRTLTDEEVVAVHETVLEKLKEEANAELRG; from the coding sequence ATGTTAGTATCCACGAAATGGTTAAAAGAATATGTCAATACGAACGATCTTTCCGCTGAAGTATTAGCAGATAAAATAACGCGTTCAGGTATTGAAGTAGATGGTATTGAGACATTAGCAAGTGACGTATCAGGTTTGATAGTGGGAGAAGTTGTTCATTGCGAAAAACATCCCGAAGCAGATAAATTAAATATTTGCCAAGTAAATATTGGAGACAGCACCAATCAAATCGTTTGTGGTGCACCAAATGTTGCCGCTGGACAAAAAGTCATTGTTGCAGTGCCGGGTGCAATACTTCCTGGGGGAATGAAAATTGAAAAAGCGACGCTTCGAGGAGAAGAATCGCATGGCATGATTTGTTCCTTACAAGAAATTGGTGTTGATTCCAAATTAGTGTCAAAAGCATATACAGATGGAATTTATGTATTACCTAGTGATGCAAAACCAGGCGCAGACGTGAAAGAAGTATTGGGATTAGATGATACGATTTTGGAATTAGGCTTAACACCAAATAGAGCCGATGCGATGAGTATGCTAGGAGTAGCATATGAAGTAGGAGCTATTCTCCAAGAGGACGTTCGCTACCCAGAGATAACTTATACCGAATCAGAAACGTCAGCAGAGAGTGCGCTTGAATTGCAAGTGGAAGCGATGGATGCAAATCCACTTTATATCGCGAAAGTGATTAAAAACGTGACAATAGCGGATTCTCCTATTTGGCTTCAACAACGTTTGATGGCCGCTGGAGTGCGACCTCATAATAACGTAGTCGATGTAACGAATTATGTGTTAATGGAATTAGGTCAACCACTTCATGCGTTTGACTATGACCGATTAAAAACGAATAAAATTGTTGTGCGAAAAGCGAAAGAAGGAGAGTCAATCGTTACTCTCGATAAACAAACAAGACCATTAGGCCCTCATCAATTAGTGATAACGAATGGCGTTGAACCCGTTGCGGTCGCAGGTGTAATGGGCGGAGCTAATTCAGAGGTCCATGCCGGAACAACAACAATTGTGCTTGAATCAGCGTACTTTGCCCCTTCAAGCGTTCGTCAAACATCAAAAGACCATAATTTAAGAAGTGATGCAAGCAGTCGTTTTGAAAAAGGAGTGGATCCTAACCGAGTGGCTTTAGCAGCTGAACGTGCTGCAAAATTGATTGCTGATATCGCTGGCGGAGAAGTTCTTTCAGGAAGCGTTGTATTTGATCAATTAGACAAGTCAGAAAAAGAAGTCGTTGTTTCGACATCCTATATCAACAAACGTCTAGGGATGAACATTTCAGCTTCAGAAATGAGTGCGATTCTTACACGCTTACAATTCGAGCATACTTTAGAAGACGAATTGTTGACAATCAAAGCACCTACTCGTCGTCAAGATATTCAGATTCAAGAGGATATTATGGAAGAAATCGCTCGAATATACGGGTACGATCAAATTCCATTGACATTGCCTGTAGGAGAGTCATTACCAGGCGGTTTAAGTGCGTATCAAACGAAACGTCGACTGGTTCGAAACTACTTAGAAGGTGCTGGAATGTTTGAAGCAATTACGTATTCATTAACATCCGAAGCACTTGTTCATAAATATGCACTTGAAAAAGCGAAAACTACTAAACTTTTAATGCCAATGAGTGAAGAACGAAGCGTATTAAGACAATCACTTGTTGCACATTTACTTGAAGTTGCCTCATACAATGTTGCGCGACAAAACGATTCTGTTGCCTTATTTGAAACAAGTTCTGTCTTTCTTGGTAATGAAACAAGCGATCAACCATACGAAGAAGAACATGTAGCTATTGTTGCAACTGGTAAATGGGTAGATCACCAATGGCAAGGAGAACAAAAACAAGTAGATTTCTATGTTCTGAAAGGAATTGTTGAAGGATTAATGGTGAAACTCGGCTTGTCCACTTACGTTACGTATGAAAAAGGGACAATGGACGGCTTACATCCTGGACGAACTGCTATTGTAAAACTAGCAGAAATTACGGTTGGTTATATTGCAGCACTTCATCCTAAAGAACAAAAATCACTTGATTTAAAAGAAACGTATGTAGCTGAATTGAACTTGGAAAAACTATTACTTTTCCCAGTAAAAGAGCTTGTATATAAACAAGTGGCGAAATTCCCATCCATTACACGGGATATAGCACTAGTCGTCGATCAAGATGTCTCCGCAGGTAAATTACAAACCATCATTACAAAAACGGGTGGCGAGTTGTTAAAATCAGTGCATGTCTTTGATTTATATGAAGGGGACAAAATGGAAGCAGGAAAGAAATCTCTTGCATTCTCCCTCACTTACGGAAATGATACACGCACTTTAACAGATGAAGAAGTTGTTGCTGTCCATGAGACCGTATTAGAAAAATTAAAAGAAGAAGCTAACGCGGAACTAAGAGGATAA
- the pheS gene encoding phenylalanine--tRNA ligase subunit alpha, whose amino-acid sequence MELQLQELKKEALEKIASATNARELQEVKVAYLGKKGPITELLKGMGKLSAEERPKMGALVNVVREEVTSALEAKQIVLEEAELEAQLSKESIDVTLPGRKASTGNHHPLTRVIEEIEDLFISMGYAISEGPEVEQDYYNFEALNLPKGHPARDMQDSFYISEETLLRTHTSPVQARTMEEKGGAPIRIICPGKVYRRDSDDATHSHQFTQIEGLVIGEDIRMSDLKGTLSVFAKKMFGEDREIRLRPSFFPFTEPSVEMDISCFKCGGTGCNVCKKTGWIEILGAGMVHPNVLQMAGYDPTVVSGFAFGMGPERIAMLKYGVEDIRHFYTNDVRFLSQFQRVEA is encoded by the coding sequence ATGGAATTACAGTTACAAGAATTAAAAAAAGAGGCACTTGAAAAAATTGCTTCCGCGACCAACGCACGTGAATTACAAGAAGTAAAAGTAGCGTATTTAGGGAAAAAAGGACCTATTACCGAATTATTAAAAGGAATGGGAAAATTATCTGCAGAAGAACGCCCAAAAATGGGGGCGCTTGTAAATGTTGTTCGTGAAGAAGTGACATCCGCTTTAGAAGCGAAACAAATTGTTTTAGAAGAAGCAGAATTAGAAGCACAATTATCGAAAGAATCGATTGATGTCACATTACCTGGTCGAAAAGCTTCAACAGGAAATCACCATCCATTAACACGTGTAATTGAAGAAATAGAAGATCTGTTCATTAGTATGGGATATGCCATTTCAGAAGGGCCAGAAGTGGAACAAGATTATTACAATTTTGAAGCACTTAATTTGCCAAAAGGGCATCCGGCACGTGATATGCAAGATTCGTTTTACATTTCGGAAGAGACGTTACTACGTACGCATACTTCCCCTGTGCAAGCACGCACAATGGAAGAAAAAGGCGGGGCACCTATTCGTATTATTTGTCCAGGAAAAGTATATCGACGCGATAGTGATGATGCGACGCATTCTCACCAATTTACACAAATCGAAGGGCTTGTTATCGGTGAAGACATCCGAATGAGTGACTTAAAAGGGACACTGTCTGTTTTTGCGAAAAAAATGTTCGGAGAAGATCGTGAAATTCGATTACGTCCAAGTTTCTTCCCATTTACTGAACCATCTGTAGAAATGGATATTTCCTGTTTTAAATGTGGAGGAACGGGTTGTAACGTCTGTAAAAAAACTGGGTGGATTGAAATTTTAGGAGCAGGAATGGTACATCCGAATGTCTTGCAAATGGCAGGGTATGATCCTACCGTGGTGTCCGGTTTCGCATTTGGAATGGGGCCAGAGCGAATTGCCATGTTGAAATATGGCGTAGAGGATATTCGTCATTTCTACACGAACGATGTTCGTTTCTTATCACAATTTCAACGAGTAGAGGCTTAA
- a CDS encoding TrmH family RNA methyltransferase, translating into MKKIESSQNGLVKHWRKLVSTRKEREKHHEFLVEGHHLVEEALKTPENVLTLIIREGTDLPFKWNLDGISIIEVTHEISKELTDTEHSQGIFAHCKQPTFDLNKETDFKKFLLIDAVQDPGNVGTMIRTADAAGIDAVILGKGTADAYNPKTIRSAQGSHFHLPIVRGELMEWVEKLQSKNIQVYGTSLARATSVQEIQKTDSFALIMGNEGAGLSPELLEATNLNVKIPILGKAESLNVAVATGILLYHLTDFSSAS; encoded by the coding sequence ATGAAAAAAATAGAATCAAGCCAAAATGGTCTCGTGAAGCATTGGAGAAAATTAGTTTCAACTCGGAAGGAACGTGAAAAACACCACGAGTTTTTAGTAGAAGGTCATCACTTAGTGGAAGAAGCCTTAAAAACGCCGGAGAATGTGCTAACATTAATTATTCGAGAGGGTACCGATTTGCCTTTTAAATGGAATCTAGATGGAATCTCGATTATAGAAGTGACGCACGAAATTTCAAAAGAACTGACAGATACTGAACATAGTCAAGGGATTTTCGCTCACTGCAAGCAGCCGACATTCGATTTAAATAAGGAAACAGACTTTAAAAAATTCCTATTAATCGATGCGGTGCAAGACCCCGGAAATGTTGGGACGATGATACGTACAGCGGATGCCGCAGGTATTGATGCAGTCATACTCGGAAAAGGCACTGCAGATGCTTATAATCCAAAAACAATTCGTTCTGCGCAAGGATCACACTTCCATTTACCAATCGTTCGTGGGGAATTAATGGAATGGGTGGAAAAATTACAATCTAAAAATATCCAAGTATACGGAACATCCCTTGCTCGAGCTACTTCTGTGCAAGAAATTCAAAAAACTGATTCGTTTGCATTAATCATGGGGAATGAAGGAGCAGGGTTGTCACCTGAATTATTAGAGGCGACAAACTTGAATGTTAAAATTCCGATTCTAGGAAAAGCAGAGTCGTTGAATGTAGCTGTTGCAACAGGTATTTTACTGTATCATTTAACCGATTTCTCCAGCGCCTCTTGA
- the sspI gene encoding small acid-soluble spore protein SspI → MDFQIRDAISQNMSGNSAQDIREVVEDAIARGEEHLLPGLGVFFEKWWNAASEPEKDTVLKKLETQFH, encoded by the coding sequence ATGGATTTTCAAATTAGGGATGCAATATCACAAAATATGTCAGGAAACTCAGCACAAGACATTCGAGAAGTTGTGGAAGACGCAATTGCCCGAGGGGAGGAGCATTTACTTCCTGGATTGGGCGTGTTTTTTGAAAAGTGGTGGAACGCTGCTTCAGAACCTGAAAAAGATACCGTTTTAAAAAAGCTTGAAACCCAATTTCATTAA